A segment of the Aureliella helgolandensis genome:
TTACCGCCTTCGCCGCCTTGCGTTTGATCCTGGACCCGTGGATGGCGGCCAAGGTGGTGGAACACCCACCGGCCGCGGACGTGGCCACTATTCTCGAAGGCGAGGCCCAACATCGAAATTCAATCTGAGGTCTGCATCCTAGGCGCTGGTTTTGGAGGTTGTCTGCTCGGTTTGGCTCTGGCACGTCAGGGAAAATCGGTGGTAATGCTCGATCGCGGCACCCATCCCCGTTTTGCGATCGGGGAGTCTTCCACTCCTCTAGCCGATTTTTTGCTCGAACAGCTCGCCGATTCTTATGGGCTACCCGAGCTCAAGCCGCTGTGCCGCTGGGGCAGTTGGCAAGCGACCTACCCGCATCTTCAGGCTGGCAAGAAACGCGGCTTTAGCTACTTCTCGCATCAGCCTGGGGAGGAATTTCGGGAGACGGCAAGCTACCAGCATAGCCTGCTGGTGGCGGCCAGCGTTGATGACGCACGCAGCGATACCCACTGGATGCGCAGCGATGTAGACGCGTGGATGTGCCAGTTGGCGGAGCAAGCTGGGGTTCGCTGGCTCGACCACTCCGCGGCTCAGAGAGTTCTGAAGACTGCTGCTGGCTGGCGGCTCGAAGGAAGTCGCACTAGCTCCTCTAAGGAGTCGCAGCCCTGGTCGATTTCGTGCCAGTTCCTAGTGGATGCGACGGGCGGCTCGGGGTGGTTGGCTCAGCAGCTCCAATTGTCCAACAGGAATGAACAATTGCGTGTACGGACTGGCGCCCTGTTCGGCCATTTTTCGGGTGTGGGAGCCATGCACGAGGTATTGATGCAGCAGGGGCTGCCCGTGGAGGAGGACCCGTTCGATGCCGATGATGCCGCGCAGCATCACCTCTTGGGAACCGAGGGGTGGAGTTGGATGCTGCGATTCGGCAGTGGCGTCACGTCGGTGGGACTCGTGTGTCCCTCCGAGGTCCTCTTCGGATTGCACGACCCGTTGAAGCGGTGGTCGAGGTGGGGGGATTGGCTCCGGCGCTACCCGACTTTGTCCCATTTGATGGCGGACAGCCGCTTGATCGCGCCCCAATCCCCAATTTCTCAAGCTGCATCCGGCGTGGAGCTGGGATGGATTCCGCGCATCAGTCGTCTGTGGGGTGCTGCGGCGGGTCAGGGATGGGCCATGCTTCCAAGCACGGCGGGAGTGGTCGATCCGTTGCATAGTACGGGCATTGCCCACACGCTCAGTGGAGTGCAGCGGTTGCTCGAGATGCTCGCACACGCACCGCAATCGCAGCCGAGTTCAGCAGCGCTTGATGCCTATTCGACACAGGTCGTCTCCGAGATTCTGTGGATCGATGCCATCGTCGATGTGTGTTACATCGCCAGCCGTCGCTCGTTTTCGCTTTTCACCGCAATGTGTAGTTTGTACTTTGTGGCAGCCATTCACTGCGAGCGCGCGCTGGCGAATCGTTCCTCGATGACGACAGGTTTTCTCTGCTGCGGGTCGACCGAGCTCCAACAACTGTGCGAAGAAGCGAGACTCAAACTGCAGCGGCTGCCACTTGAGAATACCGACTCGCAGGCAGAACTCGCATTTATCGATTGGTTGCGTCAGCGACTGGCTCCTTGGAATGACGTGGGGTTGTTGGACCCCGCATCTCGCAATCGCATTGCTCGGTCTGCAGCTCCAAAGTAGCGGTCGCAGTTGGGCTTCAAGCGTGAGGGAGTCCAGTGGCTCAGCGACTGGCTTGGCAAGTTGCAGAGCAGCTCGTCGCACGCTTGGCCATCTACGACTAGCAGCACGTTGCTGCAGCTGTTGCAACAGCGAGCACCCGTAATGGTTCCAGAGGTTTTTCCATTGTGATTATGCCCCATCGCTGTGGATCCTGCGGCCGCTCACGCAGCGTACTGGCTTGAAATCTGACCGGTGGGAGGCGTTGGGGAGGGGGGCGACATTGGCAGTACCCAACAATGGATAGAGAATTCTCCGCTTGGGGCGACATTGGCAATCGCATCCTCTAAGGACTCCCCAAGTTTTGCTTCCTGAACTCTTGTCGCGTGCTGCGGGGGAGAGGTCTTCCGAGCGGGCTGAGAAAAGCTGCTTCTTGCGTGAGTGGGAATGACGGCGGGCCACGGTGGCAGTAGCTAACACGCATGTCGACTTTTAGACCATGCCGCAAAATCTGCGAGCTTGGTAGAAACGCGGTTGCGTGTTGAACACCAGTAGACTCCTGACCGATTAGGTTAATCGCTTGGGGGCGTTGGGAACCGTGACTTCATGGGTTGAGCCATCGCGCTTACCTCGTTTTTCGGCGTTAGGGTCACGCTGGGATCGGCCTGCACGGCGAACGGTGGTGAGACGGATGTTGCACTCTAGGGCCAACCACTCTAACGCGGTGGTGTGGAGCGTAAGGGTTCGGGCCTGAATCAATGCGCTGTTCTGCTGTTGCTGCGACGAAGGCACCTGCGAGTCTTTCACCGCTTTTCTGGGAAGCCCCTCAACGTAACCCTCGGCATAGGAGGCGCCACTACCTCGACTGTGTCCACCAAATTGCAGTTGGGCAGCGGTGGCAATGGTGAGCAGTAATTCACGGAACAGGGCGATGGTGTTCTTTACGTCAGCGACCGGGCCGTAAAACCAAAACAGAGTGCGATGCCCACTTGCAGCAATGAACCATTGAGTTGTGGGAAAGATATGGTCGGTAACGTAGGCGGCGAGATGCTTCTCCCAATTGCAAGCGCGGCGGCCATTGACCGGGCAAGCAATCCTCGTGAACTGAACATGCTCGACATTGTCCTGGTCGACGATATCTTCACGACTGAGGTTGTGACGCAACATCAGGTTTTGCATCATCCGCAGTGCATTGTGCTTTTCCCCCTCGGTACTGCCGCCGTTGCTAGCGGTACGGTCTAGTGCCCGCAGCCGCTTCAAGATTTTATCGAACTCGCTTTGGGTCAACTCTTGTTCGTGGTTGCTGCTTTGCTTGGGGCTTGCACTGGGAAGTCGATTGTCACTTTGCGCCGTCACTGAGGTCCAGTAGCTTTGCACCAAATAGCTTCCATCGTCGGCCGGATTCCACGTATCATGCACCACGTGATCAATTACGGTGGTCATGTGTTGGGAGCGATCGTGGCGGTCCGCTAGGTGGACGAGGACGACGCCATCGGGCAAGAGCAATGGGGAGAATCCAGCTTTGTTGCCGGAAAATATTTTCCAATCACGGGTTTTCAGATAGTCCGCGGCCACGTCGATTCGAACTCCATTACGTGGCGTTTTGTGGGCAGCGGCACCCAGGTCTTGGTAGACATCGCGGTAAGCTGTCCCAGTAGCGATGGCGAGAGCTCGCGAGACGCAATCGCCAGCCACACCTACGAAGCCGGACGCTGCTCGACCACCGTCATTCCAGATGAAATCCATTTCAATTCAACTCCGATTGAGCTGCTGCGACTGTCAAACCGATTGGGAGAGATTGGTGCGGATGCCACAGGCAGGTGGGCGTTCGATAGAAATCATCGAACCCGACTACTTGGCGGCAGTTACTTGTTGTTGAGCACTGGTGGCGACCATATTCATCGCCTCGCGCATGACGCGGTGGTCAATGCTATGGACATCGACGGGCTGGGCCAACTGTTGCAGCATCGTGACCGTCAATTCACCTCCGAGATGTTGGCGGAATTCTTCCAGTCCATCGAAAATAACTTCCTCATTCAAGGCCGAGTCCCAGATTGGCAATTGGAGACCTTGGAAGAGTGCAAATGTTGCTTGGACGGTGGCGAGATCGAGGCCGTACTTGAGATGTGAGTAGGCGACATCGACGGCCACGCCAATGGCTACCGCTTCACCGTGCCGCAGTCGGTAGTCGGTGATCGCTTCCAGCTTATGGGCGGACCAGTGACCGAAATCGAGTGGGCGTGCTTGTTGGAGTTCAAAGGGGTCACCACCACGCGTGATGTGATGTAGGTGCAGCAGCACGGACTGTCGGATGGCTCGACTAGCCGGGGCCCGCTGGCGGGCGGAGATATCTGCAGCTGCGTGGACGAGGAATTCGAAGAACTCTGCGTCCTTGAGCATCGCAACCTTCACCGCTTCGGAAAAACCACAGCGATAATCGCGATCGCTGAGTCCGGTCAATAGATGTTCGTCGTTGACCACACCCCAGGGAGTGGCGAAGGTTCCTTTCCAATTCTTTTTGGCAAACCAGTTGACGGCATTTTTGACCCCTACTCCCGAATCTGCCTGTGCGAGGGTGGTGGTGGGGACGCGGATCAGCCGAATGCCACGGTGCGCGATCGAGGCGGCATAGCCAACCGTATCGAGGACCGCGCCGCCTCCCACGACAAGCACATAGCTGCGACGGTCGAGATTGTCGCGATTGAAGGCGGTAAGCAAGGCATCGACGTAGCTCGGATCGTTCTTAATGACCTCTCCGCCTGGTAGGACTTCCACCTCGGCCACCAAGTCAATTTTAGCTGCGGAACGGAGGCAATGGGTGATGCGGGCGCACAGGGTTGGATCCCAATTGGCCAGTCCTTCGTCCACCCACACTTGCACTCGAGCGTCGCGCGTTATCCCAGGTTCAAGCAACTTTCCCAAGACGTGAAAATCCTTGCCGAAGCAATCCTGGGTGAACCGCAAGCGATGAACGAGTGGAACGCTGAAATCGATATCGAATTGATTGGAGTCAGCCGATTGGCCGAAAAGTTCACTCATGAAAGCGTGGATCGTAGTGGGGCGGGATGGCGGGGATGGGAATTCTTACAAGGACAATTGTTGCGTGCAGGAGCGACAATGGGGGGGACTCTCAGTGCAATGCAGCCACTTGGCGTCCTGGCGAGTCTCATGGTAAAAGCGACCGGGCCGCCGTTTGCCGCTTATTGCTAAGTTGCTACGACTCACTATCTTAACTGCCCGCTCGATTCAGGGCACCCTAAGGCGAGCTTGATTGTGCCGGTCCAATACGAATTAGGGTGATGCTTGCCCCTTGTAAACGCTAAAGTTTCCCTGTTTAAGCCTAGTCCAACACTCAACGCACCTCAATTCTTATGCAAAAATATGGTCCCTGGAAAATCCAGCATTCGTCCGATGTCTATGCAGATCCTTGGATTCGAGTCCAGCGAGATGAAGTGATCCGGCCTGACGGGGCCCCTGGAAGCTACGCGGTCGTTCACCTCAAATCGGGGGTATGCGTGATCGCCGTTGATCAGGCCGGTGACGTTCACCTCACGCAGGAATTTCATTATGCGGTGGGGAGAGAGACCATCGAGGGTGTTAGCGGAGGGATCGAGGCGGGGGAGAGTCCGCAGGTATCTGCGGCCCGCGAGTTGGCGGAAGAGCTAGGGCTGGAGGGAGCCAAGTGGACGCATTTGGGGCAAGTCGACCCCTTTACTGCGTCCATCGCTTCGACCGTCGATCTTTACTTGGCTCAGGACCTTTCGGAGTGTGTCGCATCTCCTGAGGGCACGGAGCTGATCGAGCATGTTGTCGTTCCCATGGCAGAAGCGCTGCAGTGGGTGCGGGATGGTCGCATTACCCATGCCCCTACCTGTGTCGCCCTGATGCGCATCGCCCTCGACTCACCGCATTTGTGCTAAAACAGCAGCTAGCCAGCCGTTGTTTGCCGCTCCAGTTCAGCCTCTCATTCCTCACCAGAGCCGATGTCTCCCATGCTCGAGAATCATCAAGACTTTGCACAGCAGACCCGCGACGAATTTCTACGCGACGATTTAGAGCAATTGGTGCGATTGGCTATCCGGGAAGATCTATCGCGAGGCTTCGATTTAACCACCATTTCAGTTGTCCCCGAAGGGCTCACTGCCCAGGCGGCAATTGTGGCGCGTGAACCAGGAATTGCGTCTGGGGTGGAGTTGATCCCTTGGATCATCGAGACGATTGGAGCGGATATCCCAGTCCAGTTGCATCGTCGCGATGGAGAGAAGTTCACGGTGGGCGACCCGTTGGCAACACTCCGAGGGGAGGCGCGCGATGTGCTCACTTGTGAACGCACCATCTTGAATTTCCTTGGTCGATTGTGCGGAATCGCCAGTTGGACGAAGGAGCATGTGGACGTCATCAGCGGTTTAAAAGCTCAGTTGTATGACACTCGCAAGACCACTCCAGGCTGGCGCAGGCTGGAGAAATACGCCGTCGCCTGTGGCGGTGGACGCAATCATCGCAGCGGATTGTACGACGCGATTCTCATCAAGGATAATCACCTCGCCTGCCACCAAAGCGTGACCGGGAAATTGCTGAGTCCAAGTGAAGCGATTGCCCATGCACGGCAGTTCTTGGCCGAGCAGGTGGATGCACCTGCTGGTGCAATTGTAGAGATCGAAGTCGACACGTTGGAGCAATTGGCCGACGCCCTGCAGTCGAATCCTGATATTGTGTTGCTCGATAATATGACCAACGATCAATTGTCCGAGGCCGTTCGGATTCGCGACCAGCAGAACGCGAGCGTGCAACTGGAAGCTTCTGGTGGCGTGCGTCTCGAAACACTACGTGGAATTGCCGAGACAGGGGTCGATCGCATCAGCGTGGGAGCCTTGACGCATTCTGCAGTGAATCTGGATCTAGGGCTGGATTGGACGTTATGAGGCAGCGAGGGACAACGATGTTGCAGCGGCAAGAAGTGCGAGTGTTGCGACGACAGCGACTTGGGAAAACGGGGGGGGCGATCACCCTTGCTCTGTTCCTGTTGAGTGCCCTTCTGCTGTGCTCGATTCTGTGGTGGCTAGTTGTGCAGAGCGCCCCCGGCGCGCCAGATGAATATCATTTCCACCTCGCCGATGAG
Coding sequences within it:
- a CDS encoding NAD(P)/FAD-dependent oxidoreductase, whose protein sequence is MLGAGFGGCLLGLALARQGKSVVMLDRGTHPRFAIGESSTPLADFLLEQLADSYGLPELKPLCRWGSWQATYPHLQAGKKRGFSYFSHQPGEEFRETASYQHSLLVAASVDDARSDTHWMRSDVDAWMCQLAEQAGVRWLDHSAAQRVLKTAAGWRLEGSRTSSSKESQPWSISCQFLVDATGGSGWLAQQLQLSNRNEQLRVRTGALFGHFSGVGAMHEVLMQQGLPVEEDPFDADDAAQHHLLGTEGWSWMLRFGSGVTSVGLVCPSEVLFGLHDPLKRWSRWGDWLRRYPTLSHLMADSRLIAPQSPISQAASGVELGWIPRISRLWGAAAGQGWAMLPSTAGVVDPLHSTGIAHTLSGVQRLLEMLAHAPQSQPSSAALDAYSTQVVSEILWIDAIVDVCYIASRRSFSLFTAMCSLYFVAAIHCERALANRSSMTTGFLCCGSTELQQLCEEARLKLQRLPLENTDSQAELAFIDWLRQRLAPWNDVGLLDPASRNRIARSAAPK
- a CDS encoding DUF2786 domain-containing protein, translated to MDFIWNDGGRAASGFVGVAGDCVSRALAIATGTAYRDVYQDLGAAAHKTPRNGVRIDVAADYLKTRDWKIFSGNKAGFSPLLLPDGVVLVHLADRHDRSQHMTTVIDHVVHDTWNPADDGSYLVQSYWTSVTAQSDNRLPSASPKQSSNHEQELTQSEFDKILKRLRALDRTASNGGSTEGEKHNALRMMQNLMLRHNLSREDIVDQDNVEHVQFTRIACPVNGRRACNWEKHLAAYVTDHIFPTTQWFIAASGHRTLFWFYGPVADVKNTIALFRELLLTIATAAQLQFGGHSRGSGASYAEGYVEGLPRKAVKDSQVPSSQQQQNSALIQARTLTLHTTALEWLALECNIRLTTVRRAGRSQRDPNAEKRGKRDGSTHEVTVPNAPKRLT
- a CDS encoding 3-dehydroquinate synthase; this encodes MSELFGQSADSNQFDIDFSVPLVHRLRFTQDCFGKDFHVLGKLLEPGITRDARVQVWVDEGLANWDPTLCARITHCLRSAAKIDLVAEVEVLPGGEVIKNDPSYVDALLTAFNRDNLDRRSYVLVVGGGAVLDTVGYAASIAHRGIRLIRVPTTTLAQADSGVGVKNAVNWFAKKNWKGTFATPWGVVNDEHLLTGLSDRDYRCGFSEAVKVAMLKDAEFFEFLVHAAADISARQRAPASRAIRQSVLLHLHHITRGGDPFELQQARPLDFGHWSAHKLEAITDYRLRHGEAVAIGVAVDVAYSHLKYGLDLATVQATFALFQGLQLPIWDSALNEEVIFDGLEEFRQHLGGELTVTMLQQLAQPVDVHSIDHRVMREAMNMVATSAQQQVTAAK
- a CDS encoding NUDIX domain-containing protein, which produces MQKYGPWKIQHSSDVYADPWIRVQRDEVIRPDGAPGSYAVVHLKSGVCVIAVDQAGDVHLTQEFHYAVGRETIEGVSGGIEAGESPQVSAARELAEELGLEGAKWTHLGQVDPFTASIASTVDLYLAQDLSECVASPEGTELIEHVVVPMAEALQWVRDGRITHAPTCVALMRIALDSPHLC
- the nadC gene encoding carboxylating nicotinate-nucleotide diphosphorylase; the encoded protein is MLENHQDFAQQTRDEFLRDDLEQLVRLAIREDLSRGFDLTTISVVPEGLTAQAAIVAREPGIASGVELIPWIIETIGADIPVQLHRRDGEKFTVGDPLATLRGEARDVLTCERTILNFLGRLCGIASWTKEHVDVISGLKAQLYDTRKTTPGWRRLEKYAVACGGGRNHRSGLYDAILIKDNHLACHQSVTGKLLSPSEAIAHARQFLAEQVDAPAGAIVEIEVDTLEQLADALQSNPDIVLLDNMTNDQLSEAVRIRDQQNASVQLEASGGVRLETLRGIAETGVDRISVGALTHSAVNLDLGLDWTL